DNA from Rhipicephalus microplus isolate Deutch F79 chromosome 5, USDA_Rmic, whole genome shotgun sequence:
TCCAGAACCGCCCTTAGCTCTAACCATTAAGCCATAAAGACTTGCATATTTTTCTTGGGCTAATGCCAAGGAGTTCTCTTAGATAGCTGGAACTAACATGCAATTTACAATTAAGCATGTGTCCTCTTACGTGACACTTCTGAGATGTCTAAGAGGCTTACACACTGCAGCTAGTGAAAGTGGTATTAATCACCAGTGCCTTGGCTAACTTTGGTGGGGTTAATTTGTTGCCGATGTCCATTATGCATATCGTGATAGCTGCCCTATCCTTCCGGATCACACAAAGCTCTGCTTACACCAACTATTCAAAACTGCCATAGAAATTAACCCACTGAAAATTACATTTATGCTATTTTATTCCTCACGTAAGACCATACATTTATGCCATTTCTAACAATTGACTCGCATGTTATTCACCCCTCTGATACGACGACGTTCCTTGGTGTTACCATTGACTCTTACCTAAAGTTTAATAAACACATCGCAGCAACTTCGTCCAAAATTTCTTTCGGCATTCTTGTTTTAATTAAAACTCGCCCCTTCTTTCCACTGCACATTCATCGTGCATTATACTTCGCCTTCATTCATAGTCATTCAACATATTGCTGTTCTTCCTGGGGAAACACTTACAGGATTCATCTCTCCAAGATTTGCTCACTTGCAGAATAAAGCAATAAAAATTATCACCTTCAGTCACTGGAGGGAGTCTGCCACGCCCATGTACTGCAATCTCGGCATTCTCCCCACGAATTGTTCCATCTCATTGAAACTGGGTATTCTCATTTTTTGTGCACATCATCTTGACGTTGAACTAGAAAGCATCCTACCCTATTTCCTAGCAAACACAAATTTGACTAGATTCTCCTCTGATCTTAGCTTACTGTTGCCGATAGTACACTCGAACTATGGCAAATAGCGCTTTTTTCAGGTATTTGCCTATGAAACTTTCTTCCCTTGATCAATAAAGTTTGTCATAATATAAAAATATTATAAGTGACATTAAGAAACCATTTCTCCCAGCTTTCATGTTAACATTTTTTCAGCGTTTTTACCTTgtgtttcttcattttctttgatTGATTTAACTCTTTGGAATATGTGTGTTATTTACAAGTTTTTCGTTATTGTTGATGTTCTATGCCTAGCAACTTTAAAATTATTTGCGCTTttgcttttctgtttttgttaAGAAATTCACGCTTCATAATGCACTTCTTGTCGTCACTTGTGTGCCCTGTATTTCATCAATACATTCTCAATAGGAGGTCTCCCTGATGGTatttaccttgggacctccttctgtagcACTTACAAACCATGTCATTTGTATTTGATGATAGTGATATCTCAACAAACCTTCAACCAACTTTCTTCGCAAGTTTGTGCTACTGTAGCTTCCTTCTTTCCTAAAACGTAAACAAGAAAATCTTATCTAGGAAACAGCCAACAATTCTAACTCATTCTGctcttgttttaggggcgaagctcctcgcagtctaaccttgtcatgcgtcacgcgtaaccgagagaagaagagatgagaaagaaaagaaggcagtatctcccaaacagtataatagacggcactgtctcatagaagtacttacaaactgcagttgagtgaggatattctagatagCGCTGTACCTCTACTCTCCGAtgggctgctgcgcgggctgtgcctggataTGCAAAGAATGGGTGCTTCTCTCACTCTTCAGGATAGTCGCCGTAcatggcggatcgttggtggggtaTAGACGAAGCAAAGCGATGagcgcgttgaagacgctcgcgctcggcttccttggctcgggtctcatcggtgttacctgcgcgccgtctgcattctcgaacgcgattgcacgtatggacgcatgcacagacgaacagacacacggacggataaatgcacggacgctttgccccactcttcatcattcactctgtggatatgctgtgatttttttccaaGATTGCACTGTTTGTTTATATTAATTTCAACAATACCAAAGATAGTGTAGTTGCCTAATTTGTTccactactgttttttttttttcagcgaagtGCAGCATTGTGGAGCATTACAGAAATGAAAGAAAAGCTGGATCGGTTAGATGTACAGCAGTGCCAACAGATGGATCAGATGGTCACACTGGTGAAGAAGCTCGGTGAAATGACGCATCAAAGTCCGCCCAGCAGTATCGACATCTCATCGTTATCGAGACACAGTTGCAGTTCTAAATCCAGTAGTGCATCAAAGGAATTCCATCATTCATCCAAAAATTAGATGTCCCCCCGTCTAAAATGACACGGGACATAGCCAATTGGAATCACAGATAATATATATATTAATCACTTTATACCACAACTTGTACATGAATACAAAAATATTTTTGCTATAAAACCCTGTGTATATACACCTTGTACCAATACTAAAATATATTATTTAACATTACGATTATGTTTCCATGTCATGAGTACTTGATTAATGTCTAGAGCTTGCAATGCCAGTAGTAGATGGGCATAGTTCTTTCCCAAGCTTCCAAGGCATACAGTAGTATATGCTTATGCCAAAAATTTCGAAGCGTTAGCATATGTGATTCACTTCCTCAGGCTTTGAAGGATTGCAATGGAACCTGATAATGTTGTCCTAGCGCTACTGCAGTCAGGTACAGAAAGATTCGGAAGCTTTCGAGAAAGCACGTTGCAGTGTCCACGAAGGGTGAGACTACGTGGCAAGGTTATAGGGTTAAAATTATAGTGCACTAGAGACGCGAGTTATCAACCACGTGACACCCGTTAACAGTCCCACCATAAGGACCAGTACGGCGCCGCGCACTTTCCAATGCGCCCACGATCCTCTGAGCTGGCGAACGACGTCTTCAACCTGGGCACGCAACGCCTCCGCATCGCCCGTGTTGTCAATGACGTAATCGGCTAGGCCGCACTTCTGCTCCAATGGGAGCTGAGAGTCGATGCGCTTTCTCGCCTCTTCCTCGGTGAAGCCGTTCCTCAGCATGAGCCGCTCAATTTGCTGCGCGGAGGAGCACTTCACGACGATCACCTTGTGCATAAAGCGCAGCATCGTCTTGGTCTCGTACAACAGCGGCACGTCGACCACCACGAACTGGCGACCCCTGAGGAATAGCTTGAAGCTCTGGAAGGCCATTTCCTTGTGTATTTCCGGGTGGGTGATGTGGTTCAGCTTTCGCCTCTTGTCGTGATCGTTGAAAACGATCCGGCCCAACGCGGGACGGTTGAGTTGGCCATCGCTGAGTAGCACCTCGGAGCCGAACTCGCGACGAATTTTGGCCCAGGCGGGCTTTCCGGGCTCGACCACTTCACGGGCGATCTTGTCCGCGTCTATGACATCGATTCCGAGCGAAACCAAGATGCTGGCGACCGTGCTCTTACCGGACGCGATGCCTCCAGTCAGTCCGATTAGAAACATCGCTCTCGGTTACCCGCGCGATTACGCCTGGGACGAAACCGAACGACGACTCCGCACCGCTAACCGTCCGACTGCGCAGTATATGCTCGTCTGAAACAGGCTTCTGGATC
Protein-coding regions in this window:
- the Dpck gene encoding dephospho-CoA kinase; the protein is MFLIGLTGGIASGKSTVASILVSLGIDVIDADKIAREVVEPGKPAWAKIRREFGSEVLLSDGQLNRPALGRIVFNDHDKRRKLNHITHPEIHKEMAFQSFKLFLRGRQFVVVDVPLLYETKTMLRFMHKVIVVKCSSAQQIERLMLRNGFTEEEARKRIDSQLPLEQKCGLADYVIDNTGDAEALRAQVEDVVRQLRGSWAHWKVRGAVLVLMVGLLTGVTWLITRVSSAL